Proteins from a genomic interval of Amphiura filiformis chromosome 9, Afil_fr2py, whole genome shotgun sequence:
- the LOC140160594 gene encoding protein ABHD18-like — MWGKASKFDIVYRKLLLTNFFTKGWGSPNTLKRIFELGKILSDRSICQDLVDDNYPITIDKDEERRGCRIINGHFHSPFATLLPDIMPPEVQTARFQMVLPLSWPKRYKPLCIHLAGTGDHHFWRRRVLMARPLAKEYGIGSLLLENPYYGHRKPKDQLLSSLNNVSDLFVMGGALILESLALLHWCEKQGYGPLGLSGVSMGGHMATLAATNWHKPIPLIPCLSWSSATPVFTDGVMSGALPWNLLATQYVCHHEYEADILRKMLKCPQTDAFKLGQEFASNFPESCESLQKVQLHRGLAKIHKHNVTENSDSTKTNDKSIECNDSTKTSNVLPTEGSKKEVQSNVCNENSTNPANYTTASTYNHVMTNQSDRTTYSHVGDTSVLMKEHAQLKTFGSGMTQQSHPHVLKIGDEMTEKVLGEIDNLSFVTNQRVEVSADQCSLHHNPTRSKLEDEFLKETSNIPVNIENISNESKNAETAKPRSSNDHLRKNTTEHLQSKNMQSEDKQKAQQQAKNFESIVQKRLQKGERLHILTREVDLVSVKDEAMEFMHGVMDAATFVGNFSTPVDSSLITVIAAEQDAYIPRDKVPSLQDLWPGVEVRYINSGHVRAILFMQDHFRKAIDDTFTKFLIKYPDMY; from the exons ATGTGGGGGAAAGCCAGCAAGTTTGATATTGTGTACAGGAAGCTGTTGCTTACCAATTTCTTCACCAAGGGTTGGGGTAGTCCAAACACACTCAAGAG aaTATTTGAGTTGGGTAAAATACTGTCAGACAGATCAATATGTCAAGATTTAGTAGATGATAACTACCCAATAACCATTGACAAG GATGAGGAGCGTAGAGGATGTCGTATCATCAATGGACATTTCCACTCGCCATTTGCAACCCTGTTGCCTGACATCATGCCACCAGAAGTACAGACAGCCAG GTTTCAGATGGTGTTACCTCTATCATGGCCCAAACGTTACAAACCTTTATGTATTCACTTGGCTGGGACAGGAGACCAT CATTTCTGGAGACGGCGTGTCCTCATGGCCAGACCTCTCGCCAAGGAGTATGGAATAGGGTCATTGCTTCTAGAAAATCCTTACTATGGCCATAGAAAACCCAAGGACCAATT ACTATCCAGCTTAAACAATGTGAGTGACCTGTTTGTGATGGGTGGTGCTCTAATACTGGAAAGCTTAGCTCTCCTTCATTGGTGTGAAAAACAAGGCTATGGACCACTAGGATTGAGTGGAGTGTCTATGGGAGGACAT ATGGCTACTCTTGCTGCTACCAACTGGCATAAACCAATCCCATTAATCCCATGCCTATCATGGAGCAGTGCCACTCCAGTGTTCACTGACGGTGTAATGAGCGGTGCTTTACCGTGGAATCTTCTGGCAACCCAGTATGTTTGCCACCATGAATATGAGGCGGATATATTGAGGAAGATGCTCAAATGTCCACAG ACTGATGCCTTCAAATTAGGCCAAGAATTTGCAAGCAATTTCCCAGAGAGCTGTGAAAGTCTTCAAAAAGTGCAATTACATCGAGGCCTAGCCAAGATCCATAAACATAATGTCACTGAAAACAGTGATTctacaaaaacaaatgataaatCCATAGAGTGCAATGATAGTACAAAAACAAGCAATGTCTTGCCTACTGAAGGAAGCAAGAAGGAAGTCCAATCAAACGTGTGCAATGAAAATTCTACCAATCCTGCCAACTATACTACTGCTTCTACTTATAATCACGTTATGACCAACCAATCAGATCGGACCACATACAGCCATGTCGGTGATACCTCCGTATTGATGAAAGAGCATGCTCAGCTTAAAACATTTGGTTCGGGCATGACGCAGCAAAGTCACCCGCACGTGTTGAAGATCGGTGATGAAATGACGGAAAAGGTACTGGGCGAGATCGATAATCTAAGTTTTGTGACCAACCAGAGGGTGGAAGTTTCGGCAGATCAATGCAGCCTTCATCACAATCCCACCAGATCCAAGCTTGAAGATGAGTTTCTCAAGGAGACATCCAATATACCggttaatattgaaaacatttccaATGAATCCAAAAATGCTGAAACCGCAAAACCTCGTTCATCGAATGATCATCTGAGGAAAAATACCACAGAGCATCTCCAGTCGAAAAACATGCAGAGTGAAGATAAGCAGAAGGCGCAACAGCAAGCTAAGAACTTTGAAAGTATAGTTCAAAAGAGGTTACAGAAAGGTGAAAGGTTACACATTCTCACAAGAGAGGTTGACTTGGTAAGTGTGAAGGATGAAGCCATGGAATTCATGCATGGAGTAATGGACGCCGCTACGTTTGTTGGCAATTTCTCtactccagtagatagcagcttgatTACCGTCATAGCAGCAGAGCAAGATGCCTACATACCTCGTGATAAAGTGCCGAGCTTGCAGGACCTTTGGCCTGGGGTTGAG GTACGCTACATAAACAGTGGACATGTGAGGGCTATTCTCTTCATGCAAGACCATTTCAG GAAAGCAATCGATGATACCTTCACCAAGTTCCTGATCAAGTATCCAGATATGTATTGA
- the LOC140160595 gene encoding probable bifunctional dTTP/UTP pyrophosphatase/methyltransferase protein, producing MLQPILHKLSTQRIVLASGSPRRKQILANIGLKFEVVPSTFEENLDESSFDTPQDYARETALRKTMEVASRLDGPQRPDLIIGADTVVALGNQILEKPNSTRHAFEILSNLSGKTHMVHTGVVLLTRYHTQESSSDPFKIVQFYESTEVTFAELSTDVINGYIDTGEPMDKAGGYGIQALGGTFVSGIHGDYYNVMGFPLHHFCKQLVNLYS from the exons ATGCTGCAGCCAATTCTCCACAAGTTATCAACACAAAGAATAGTTTTGGCAAGTGGGTCACCACGACGGAAACAAATTCTTGCCAACATA GGTTTAAAATTTGAAGTAGTCCCATCAACATTTGAAGAGAATTTGGATGAGTCATCCTTTGACACACCTCAAGATTATGCAAGAGAGACAGCTTTGAGAAAAACCATGGAGGTAGCATCACGATTAGATGGG CCACAAagaccagatttaattattggAGCAGATACAGTTGTG GCACTTGGCAATCAGATATTAGAAAAACCAAACAGCACCAGACATGCCTTTGAGATATTGAGTAATCTGAGTGGCAAGACTCACATGGTCCATACAGGAGTTGTACTGCTCACACGATATCACACACAAG AGAGTAGCAGTGACCCATTCAAAATTGTCCAGTTTTATGAGTCAACTGAAGTCACTTTTGCAGAGTTGTCAACCGATGTCATCAATGGCTACATTGACACTGGTGAACCCAT GGACAAAGCTGGTGGTTATGGCATCCAAGCATTAGGAGGAACATTTGTTAGTGGTATCCATGgcgattactacaatgttatgGGCTTTCCATTGCATCATTTCTGTAAACAACTTGTCAATTTATACTCATGA